Proteins encoded within one genomic window of Ottowia sp. SB7-C50:
- the rnhB gene encoding ribonuclease HII — translation MRSRRFLRAEQAPLDWDTPGLIAGVDEAGRGPLAGPVVAAAVILDPRKRIRGLADSKVLGPKTRARLHDEIMDKALCCAIAMATVQEIDTLNILQATLLAMRRAVEGLRLPPALVMVDGNRLPVLPMRAEAIVDGDAKVMSIAAASILAKVHRDRWCAEIDAAFPQYGFAAHKGYGTAAHLAALRAHGACEHHRRTFAPVAAVLIQPPVGA, via the coding sequence GACACGCCCGGCCTCATCGCCGGGGTGGACGAGGCCGGGCGCGGCCCGCTGGCCGGGCCGGTGGTGGCCGCGGCCGTCATCCTCGACCCGCGCAAGCGCATTCGCGGCCTGGCCGATTCGAAGGTGCTGGGGCCGAAGACACGCGCGCGGCTGCACGACGAGATCATGGACAAGGCGTTGTGCTGCGCCATTGCCATGGCCACGGTGCAGGAGATCGACACGCTCAACATCCTGCAGGCCACGCTGCTGGCCATGCGCCGCGCGGTCGAAGGGCTGCGCCTGCCGCCCGCGCTGGTCATGGTCGACGGCAACCGGCTGCCAGTGCTGCCGATGCGCGCCGAGGCCATCGTCGATGGCGACGCCAAGGTCATGTCGATCGCGGCCGCGTCGATCCTGGCCAAGGTGCACCGCGACCGCTGGTGCGCCGAGATCGACGCCGCGTTTCCGCAGTACGGCTTTGCCGCGCACAAGGGCTACGGCACGGCCGCCCACCTGGCGGCGCTGCGCGCCCACGGCGCGTGCGAGCACCACCGCCGCACCTTTGCGCCTGTGGCGGCGGTGCTGATCCAGCCGCCGGTGGGTGCGTGA
- a CDS encoding tripartite tricarboxylate transporter substrate binding protein → MPSHLPSRRDILKCSAAAGLSALPLGAFAQAAWPTKPVRLVVPFAPGGSSEIVARAVAAEMGKTLGQNVFVENKPGAAGNIAMQEVASSTDEHTIILGHIGTLAVNPYIFPKLPYDPGRDFAPITLVSKVPSLYVVHPDLPVKNIKDFVAYAKSKPGQVNYGSAGNGSAGHLAMEYLKMVSQTFMLHVPYRGTGPMLTDLMAGRLQAASVGAPALLSFIKAGKLRCIGTGTAQRLPQLPDVPTVAEQGFPGFEMTQWYGLLAPKKWPAANLAKLEAEAIKATRGALVKDKLAQETALAVGNSSAEFAQFITAEQKRWSQVIARAQIKPEGLG, encoded by the coding sequence ATGCCTTCCCACCTGCCGTCGCGCCGCGACATCCTGAAATGCTCGGCCGCCGCTGGCCTGTCGGCCCTGCCGCTGGGCGCCTTCGCGCAAGCCGCCTGGCCGACCAAGCCGGTACGCCTGGTGGTGCCCTTTGCCCCCGGTGGCAGCTCGGAGATCGTGGCACGCGCCGTGGCGGCCGAGATGGGCAAGACGCTGGGCCAGAACGTGTTCGTCGAGAACAAGCCCGGCGCCGCCGGCAACATCGCCATGCAGGAAGTGGCCAGCAGCACCGACGAGCACACCATCATCCTGGGCCACATCGGCACGCTGGCCGTCAACCCGTACATCTTCCCCAAGCTGCCGTACGACCCGGGCCGCGACTTCGCGCCCATCACGCTGGTGTCCAAGGTGCCCAGCCTGTACGTCGTGCACCCCGACCTGCCGGTGAAGAACATCAAGGACTTCGTGGCCTACGCCAAGTCCAAGCCGGGGCAGGTCAACTACGGCTCGGCCGGCAACGGCAGCGCCGGGCATCTGGCCATGGAATACCTGAAGATGGTCAGCCAGACCTTCATGCTGCACGTGCCGTACCGCGGCACCGGGCCGATGCTGACCGACCTGATGGCGGGGCGGCTGCAGGCGGCGTCGGTCGGCGCGCCGGCGCTGCTGTCCTTCATCAAGGCCGGCAAGCTGCGCTGCATCGGCACCGGCACGGCGCAGCGCCTGCCGCAGCTGCCCGACGTGCCCACGGTGGCCGAGCAGGGCTTCCCAGGCTTCGAGATGACGCAGTGGTACGGCCTGCTGGCGCCCAAGAAATGGCCGGCGGCCAACCTGGCCAAGCTGGAGGCCGAGGCCATCAAGGCCACGCGCGGTGCGCTGGTCAAGGACAAGCTGGCGCAGGAAACGGCGCTGGCCGTGGGCAACTCCAGCGCCGAGTTTGCGCAGTTCATCACCGCCGAGCAAAAGCGCTGGAGCCAGGTCATCGCGCGGGCGCAGATCAAGCCAGAAGGGCTGGGTTAA
- the carA gene encoding glutamine-hydrolyzing carbamoyl-phosphate synthase small subunit has protein sequence MLSSLEGKFPPAILALADGSVFIGQSIGATGTTVGEVVFNTSMTGYQEILTDPSYCQQIVTLTYPHIGNTGVNAEDVESAKVQAAGLIVKDLPSLVSNFRSQGTLQDYLRAESTVAIAGIDTRQLTRRLRTHGAQNGAIVGLAAGEAVTPERIDAAVQAARAAPSMSGLDLAKVVSTRQPYEWTQTEWQLGSGYGTQAQPHLHVVAYDFGVKKNILRMLSQRGCRVTVVPAQTPAAEVRALRPDGVFLSNGPGDPEPCDYAIAAAREIIDTGMPVFGICLGHQIMALAAGATTYKMKFGHHGANHPVKDLEDGCVSITSQNHGFAVDAATLPAHLRATHVSLFDGTLQGFAHVDKPAFCFQGHPEALPGPHDIGYLFDRFIQNMEQARANTASAATESGAQAA, from the coding sequence GTGCTTTCGTCTCTCGAGGGGAAATTCCCGCCCGCCATCCTGGCCCTCGCCGACGGCAGCGTCTTCATCGGTCAATCCATCGGCGCCACTGGCACCACCGTGGGCGAGGTGGTGTTCAACACCTCGATGACCGGCTATCAGGAAATCCTGACCGACCCCAGCTATTGCCAGCAGATCGTCACCCTGACGTATCCGCACATCGGCAACACGGGCGTCAATGCCGAAGACGTCGAGTCCGCCAAGGTGCAGGCCGCCGGCCTCATCGTCAAGGACCTGCCGTCCCTGGTCAGCAACTTCCGCAGCCAGGGCACGTTGCAGGATTACCTGCGCGCCGAATCCACGGTGGCCATCGCCGGCATCGACACGCGCCAGCTCACACGGCGCCTGCGCACGCACGGCGCGCAGAACGGCGCCATCGTCGGCCTGGCGGCGGGCGAGGCGGTCACGCCCGAGCGCATCGACGCCGCCGTGCAGGCCGCGCGCGCCGCGCCGTCGATGTCGGGGCTTGACCTGGCCAAGGTGGTCAGCACGCGCCAGCCCTACGAATGGACGCAGACCGAATGGCAGCTGGGCAGCGGCTACGGCACGCAGGCGCAGCCGCATCTGCACGTGGTGGCCTACGACTTCGGCGTCAAGAAGAACATCCTGCGCATGCTGTCGCAGCGCGGCTGCCGCGTCACCGTGGTGCCGGCGCAGACCCCGGCCGCTGAAGTGCGGGCACTGCGGCCCGACGGCGTGTTCCTCTCCAACGGCCCGGGCGACCCCGAGCCGTGTGACTACGCCATCGCCGCCGCGCGCGAAATCATCGACACCGGCATGCCGGTGTTCGGCATCTGCCTGGGCCACCAGATCATGGCGCTGGCCGCAGGTGCCACCACCTACAAGATGAAGTTTGGCCACCACGGCGCCAACCACCCGGTCAAAGACCTGGAAGACGGCTGCGTGTCCATCACCAGCCAGAACCACGGCTTCGCGGTCGACGCCGCCACGCTGCCGGCGCACCTGCGCGCCACGCACGTCAGCCTGTTCGACGGCACGCTGCAGGGCTTTGCCCATGTCGACAAGCCGGCGTTCTGCTTCCAGGGCCACCCCGAGGCACTGCCGGGCCCGCACGACATCGGCTACCTGTTCGACCGCTTCATCCAGAACATGGAGCAGGCGCGCGCCAACACGGCGTCGGCAGCTACCGAAAGCGGAGCGCAAGCGGCATGA
- the carB gene encoding carbamoyl-phosphate synthase large subunit, whose translation MPKRTDLKSILIIGAGPIVIGQACEFDYSGVQACKALREEGYRVILINSNPATIMTDPATADVTYIEPITWQTVEKIIAKERPDAILPTMGGQTALNCALDLWRNGVLAKYNVELIGAKPEAIDKAEDRLKFKEAMTKIGLGSARSGIAHSMAEAWDVQKKVGFPTVIRPSFTLGGTGGGIAYNPEEFETICKRGLEASPTNELLIEESLLGWKEYEMEVVRDQADNCIIICSIENLDPMGVHTGDSITVAPAQTLTDKEYQIMRNASIAVLREIGVDTGGSNVQFSVNPKDGRMIVIEMNPRVSRSSALASKATGFPIAKVAAKLAVGYTLDELRNEITGGATPASFEPTIDYVVTKIPRFAFEKFPAADNRLTTQMKSVGEVMAIGRTFQESFQKALRGLEVGVDGMNEKTQDREWLEKELGEPGPDRIWFVGDAFAAGWSLDEVHQLTKIDKWFLVQIEEIVKIELELDQHTEAHGDKALDMLSKQELLALKKKGFSDRRLAKLLRTTDKAVREKRRALGVRPVYKRVDTCAAEFATDTAYMYSTYEDECEAEPTTNKKIMVLGGGPNRIGQGIEFDYCCVHAALAMREDGYETIMVNCNPETVSTDYDTSDRLYFEPLTLEDVLEIVDKEKPAGVIVQYGGQTPLKLALGLEAEGVPIIGTTPDMIDAAEDRERFQQLLHELGLRQPPNATARTEAEALAKAAELGYPLVVRPSYVLGGRAMEIVHEQRDLERYMREAVKVSNDSPVLLDRFLSDAIECDVDAVRDATGRVFIGGVMEHIEQAGVHSGDSGCSLPPYYLSQATIDELKRQTAAMAQGLNVVGLMNVQFAIQEVPQDDGSKKDVIYVLEVNPRASRTVPFVSKATGIQLAKVAARCMAGQTLDAQGIGAEVTPPYFSVKEAVFPFVKFPGVDTILGPEMKSTGEVMGVGKSFGEAYIKAQMGAGERLPRPLKANGTPAGKVFMTVKNTDKPTAVKIARDLVAMGFRLIATRGTAAAIEAAGVPCETVNKVTEGRPHIVDMIKNDEIALVINTVEERRNAIADSRAIRTSSLLARVPTITTIAGAEAAVEGMKFMDTLGVVSVQEMHASL comes from the coding sequence ATGCCCAAAAGAACCGACCTTAAAAGCATCCTCATCATCGGCGCCGGCCCCATCGTCATTGGCCAGGCGTGCGAGTTCGACTATTCCGGCGTCCAGGCCTGCAAGGCGCTGCGCGAAGAAGGCTACCGCGTCATCCTGATCAACAGCAACCCCGCGACGATCATGACCGACCCGGCCACGGCCGACGTGACCTACATCGAGCCGATCACCTGGCAGACGGTCGAAAAGATCATCGCCAAGGAGCGGCCCGACGCCATCCTGCCCACCATGGGCGGGCAAACGGCGCTGAACTGCGCGCTGGACCTGTGGCGCAACGGCGTGCTGGCCAAGTACAACGTCGAGCTGATCGGCGCCAAGCCCGAAGCCATCGACAAGGCCGAAGACCGCCTGAAGTTCAAGGAGGCCATGACCAAGATCGGCCTGGGCTCGGCGCGCAGCGGCATCGCGCACAGCATGGCCGAGGCGTGGGACGTGCAGAAGAAGGTCGGCTTCCCCACCGTCATCCGCCCCAGCTTCACCCTGGGCGGCACGGGCGGCGGCATCGCCTACAACCCGGAAGAGTTCGAAACCATCTGCAAGCGCGGCCTCGAAGCGTCGCCCACCAACGAGCTGCTGATCGAGGAATCGCTGCTCGGCTGGAAAGAGTACGAGATGGAAGTCGTGCGCGACCAGGCCGACAACTGCATCATCATCTGCTCGATCGAAAACCTCGACCCGATGGGCGTGCACACGGGCGATTCGATCACCGTCGCCCCCGCGCAGACGCTGACCGACAAGGAATACCAGATCATGCGCAACGCCAGCATCGCGGTGCTGCGCGAGATCGGCGTGGACACCGGCGGCTCCAACGTGCAGTTCTCGGTCAACCCCAAGGACGGGCGCATGATCGTGATCGAGATGAACCCGCGCGTGTCGCGTTCATCGGCGCTGGCGTCCAAGGCCACGGGCTTCCCGATCGCCAAGGTGGCCGCCAAGCTGGCCGTAGGTTACACGCTGGACGAACTGCGCAACGAAATCACGGGCGGCGCGACGCCCGCCAGCTTCGAGCCGACCATCGACTACGTGGTCACCAAGATCCCGCGCTTCGCGTTCGAGAAATTCCCCGCCGCCGACAACCGCCTGACCACGCAGATGAAGAGCGTGGGCGAAGTGATGGCCATCGGCCGCACCTTCCAGGAATCGTTCCAGAAGGCGCTGCGTGGCCTGGAAGTGGGCGTCGACGGCATGAACGAGAAGACGCAGGACCGCGAATGGCTCGAAAAAGAGCTGGGCGAGCCCGGTCCCGACCGCATCTGGTTCGTGGGCGATGCCTTCGCCGCCGGCTGGTCGCTCGATGAGGTGCACCAGTTGACCAAGATCGACAAGTGGTTCCTGGTGCAGATCGAAGAAATCGTGAAGATCGAACTCGAGCTGGACCAGCACACCGAGGCGCACGGCGACAAGGCGCTCGACATGCTCTCAAAACAAGAGCTGCTTGCGCTGAAGAAGAAAGGCTTTTCGGACCGGCGCCTGGCCAAGCTGCTGCGCACCACCGACAAGGCGGTGCGTGAGAAGCGCCGCGCCCTGGGCGTGCGCCCGGTCTACAAGCGCGTGGACACCTGCGCCGCCGAATTCGCCACCGACACCGCCTACATGTATTCGACCTACGAGGACGAATGCGAGGCCGAGCCGACCACCAACAAGAAGATCATGGTGCTGGGCGGCGGTCCCAACCGCATCGGCCAGGGCATCGAATTCGACTATTGCTGCGTGCACGCCGCGCTGGCCATGCGCGAAGACGGCTACGAGACCATCATGGTCAACTGCAACCCCGAAACGGTGTCGACCGACTACGACACCAGCGACCGCCTGTACTTCGAGCCGCTGACGCTGGAAGACGTGCTCGAAATCGTCGACAAGGAAAAGCCCGCGGGCGTGATCGTGCAATACGGCGGCCAGACGCCGCTGAAGCTGGCGCTGGGGCTGGAGGCCGAAGGCGTGCCCATCATCGGCACCACGCCCGACATGATCGACGCCGCCGAAGACCGCGAGCGCTTTCAGCAACTGCTGCATGAACTGGGCCTGCGCCAGCCGCCCAACGCCACCGCGCGCACCGAAGCCGAGGCGCTGGCCAAGGCGGCCGAGCTGGGCTACCCGCTTGTCGTGCGCCCCAGCTACGTGCTGGGCGGCCGCGCGATGGAGATCGTGCACGAGCAGCGCGACCTCGAGCGCTACATGCGCGAGGCCGTCAAGGTCAGCAACGATTCGCCGGTGCTGCTGGACCGCTTCCTGTCTGACGCCATCGAATGCGACGTGGACGCCGTGCGCGACGCGACGGGCCGCGTGTTCATCGGCGGGGTGATGGAGCACATCGAGCAGGCGGGCGTGCACTCGGGCGACTCGGGCTGCTCGCTGCCGCCGTACTACCTGAGCCAGGCCACCATCGACGAACTGAAGCGCCAGACCGCCGCCATGGCCCAGGGCCTGAACGTGGTCGGCCTGATGAACGTGCAGTTCGCCATTCAGGAAGTGCCGCAGGACGACGGCAGCAAGAAGGACGTGATCTACGTGCTGGAAGTCAACCCGCGCGCCAGCCGCACCGTGCCCTTCGTCAGCAAGGCCACCGGCATCCAGTTGGCCAAGGTGGCGGCGCGCTGCATGGCGGGCCAGACGCTGGATGCGCAAGGCATTGGCGCCGAAGTCACGCCGCCGTACTTCAGTGTCAAGGAAGCGGTGTTCCCGTTCGTGAAGTTTCCCGGCGTGGACACCATCCTCGGCCCCGAGATGAAGTCCACCGGCGAGGTGATGGGCGTCGGCAAGAGCTTCGGCGAGGCCTACATCAAGGCGCAGATGGGCGCCGGCGAGCGCCTGCCGCGTCCGCTCAAGGCCAATGGCACGCCGGCCGGCAAGGTGTTCATGACGGTGAAGAACACCGACAAGCCGACGGCGGTGAAGATCGCGCGTGACCTGGTCGCCATGGGCTTCCGGCTGATCGCCACGCGCGGCACGGCCGCGGCCATCGAAGCCGCCGGCGTGCCCTGCGAAACGGTGAACAAGGTGACCGAAGGCCGCCCGCACATCGTCGACATGATCAAGAACGACGAAATCGCGCTGGTCATCAACACCGTGGAAGAGCGCCGCAACGCCATCGCCGACAGCCGCGCCATCCGCACCAGCTCCCTGCTGGCACGCGTGCCCACCATCACCACCATCGCCGGCGCCGAAGCGGCGGTGGAGGGCATGAAGTTCATGGACACGCTGGGCGTGGTGTCGGTGCAGGAGATGCACGCGAGTCTTTGA
- the greA gene encoding transcription elongation factor GreA gives MATIPLTKRGAEMLKEELQRLKTKDRPAVIAAIAEARSHGDLSENAEYDAAKDRQGFIEGRIKEVEGKLAAAQIIDPATLDAGGKVVFGATVDLEDEDSGDQVTYQIVGEDEADLKHGLINISSPIARALIGKEEGDTAEVQAPGGVKHYEVIAVRYV, from the coding sequence ATGGCCACCATCCCCCTCACCAAGCGCGGCGCCGAAATGCTCAAGGAAGAGCTGCAGCGCCTGAAGACGAAGGACCGCCCGGCGGTGATTGCCGCGATTGCGGAGGCGCGTTCGCACGGCGACCTGAGCGAGAACGCCGAGTACGACGCCGCCAAGGACCGCCAGGGCTTCATCGAAGGCCGCATCAAGGAAGTGGAAGGCAAGCTGGCGGCCGCGCAGATCATCGACCCGGCCACGCTGGATGCGGGCGGCAAGGTGGTGTTCGGTGCCACGGTGGATCTGGAAGACGAAGACTCGGGCGACCAGGTCACCTACCAGATCGTGGGCGAGGACGAGGCCGACCTGAAGCACGGGCTGATCAACATCAGCAGCCCGATTGCGCGCGCGCTGATCGGCAAGGAAGAAGGCGACACCGCCGAGGTGCAGGCGCCGGGCGGCGTGAAGCATTACGAGGTGATCGCCGTGCGCTATGTGTGA
- a CDS encoding DUF4149 domain-containing protein, translating to MTQRLALFAAALWWGSLTAIGFVVVPLLFKFLPTAAMAGNMAARLFTAQTWVSVACGVVLLLLHKNKASAPDGRARTALFLIVFGLLMALLIEFGAAPHIRARDNLALWHGLGTAMFALQWLCAAAVLWRGPADWGAKP from the coding sequence ATGACGCAAAGGCTGGCCCTGTTTGCCGCTGCGCTGTGGTGGGGCAGCCTTACGGCGATTGGCTTCGTGGTGGTGCCGCTGCTGTTCAAGTTTCTGCCCACGGCCGCCATGGCGGGCAACATGGCGGCCAGGCTGTTCACGGCGCAGACCTGGGTGTCGGTGGCGTGCGGCGTGGTGCTGTTGCTTTTGCATAAAAACAAGGCTTCAGCGCCCGATGGACGGGCGCGGACAGCTCTGTTTTTGATAGTGTTCGGCCTGCTGATGGCGCTGCTGATCGAGTTCGGCGCGGCGCCGCATATTCGCGCGCGCGACAATCTGGCGCTGTGGCATGGGTTGGGCACCGCCATGTTTGCGTTGCAGTGGCTGTGCGCCGCCGCCGTGCTGTGGCGCGGCCCTGCCGATTGGGGAGCAAAGCCATGA
- a CDS encoding Kdo hydroxylase family protein: protein MNSPIVEIDFTDWCEARSQPDWTAAVEAGKVLHFPRLGFDLQPAETALLREDMLKPGTRNVSLGADGVLKGAAGSAAEQEALGAMVGRFRRQALQLIDGLLPEYRGQLRVAPTSFRPKQVETRAQSVRADDQRMHVDAFPSRPSYGERLLRVFTNLNPHGVPRVWRVGEDFETIARRFLPQAKPYRLWQARMLNAVHATKSLRSEYDHLMLQLHDLMKFDEDYQKNGTQLTMPFAPGSVWVCFSDQATHAVMSGQYMMEQTLYLPPGREVNPQSSPLAILTRLVGRPLVGVGAGVAR, encoded by the coding sequence ATGAATTCACCCATCGTCGAGATCGACTTCACCGACTGGTGCGAGGCGCGCAGCCAGCCCGACTGGACGGCCGCCGTCGAGGCCGGCAAGGTGCTGCATTTCCCCCGGCTGGGCTTCGACCTGCAGCCGGCCGAAACGGCGCTGCTGCGCGAAGACATGTTGAAGCCCGGCACGCGCAACGTCAGCCTGGGCGCCGACGGCGTGCTGAAGGGCGCCGCCGGCAGCGCGGCCGAGCAGGAGGCGCTGGGCGCCATGGTGGGGCGCTTTCGGCGCCAGGCGCTGCAGCTGATCGACGGCCTGCTGCCCGAATATCGTGGCCAGCTGCGCGTGGCGCCCACCAGCTTTCGACCCAAGCAGGTCGAGACGCGGGCGCAGTCGGTGCGCGCCGACGACCAGCGCATGCACGTGGACGCGTTCCCGTCGCGCCCCAGCTATGGCGAACGCCTGCTGCGCGTGTTCACCAACCTCAACCCCCACGGCGTGCCGCGCGTGTGGCGCGTGGGCGAAGACTTCGAGACCATCGCCCGGCGCTTTCTGCCGCAGGCCAAGCCCTACCGCCTGTGGCAGGCCAGGATGCTGAACGCCGTGCACGCCACCAAGTCGCTGCGCAGCGAATACGACCACCTGATGCTGCAGCTGCATGACCTGATGAAGTTCGACGAGGACTACCAGAAGAACGGCACGCAGCTGACCATGCCGTTCGCGCCCGGCAGCGTGTGGGTATGCTTCTCAGACCAGGCCACGCACGCGGTGATGAGCGGCCAGTACATGATGGAGCAGACGCTGTACCTGCCGCCGGGGCGCGAGGTGAATCCGCAGTCCAGCCCGCTGGCGATCCTGACGCGGCTGGTGGGGCGCCCGCTGGTAGGCGTGGGCGCCGGCGTGGCGCGCTGA
- a CDS encoding glycosyltransferase gives MKWGTKYGPEYVNRLYGMVRRHLSGDFNFVCLTDDANGIRPEVQCLPIPPLNLHLKPGQRDGAWKKLTTFEADLHGLRGTALFLDLDVVVVGSLDDFFTQPGEFLIIHDYPRFWRFGERIVGNSSVYRFTLGAHADVLAYFRGHMDEVQKQYRNEQEYLSHFLHAQGKLNYWPADWCPSFKYHGIPAWPTNYWKAPFVPHNARIVIFHGEVNPPDALAGKRNKRFAHIQPALWVADAWKE, from the coding sequence ATGAAATGGGGCACCAAGTACGGCCCCGAATACGTCAACCGGCTGTACGGCATGGTGCGCCGGCATCTGTCGGGCGACTTCAACTTCGTCTGCCTGACCGATGACGCCAACGGCATCCGGCCCGAGGTGCAGTGCCTGCCCATTCCGCCGCTCAACCTGCACCTGAAGCCCGGCCAGCGCGACGGCGCGTGGAAGAAGCTGACCACCTTCGAAGCCGACCTGCATGGCCTGCGCGGCACGGCGCTGTTCCTCGACCTGGACGTGGTGGTGGTGGGCAGCCTGGACGATTTCTTCACCCAGCCGGGCGAATTTCTCATCATCCACGACTACCCAAGGTTCTGGCGCTTTGGCGAACGCATCGTGGGCAATTCGTCGGTGTACCGCTTCACGTTGGGTGCGCATGCCGACGTGCTGGCCTACTTCCGCGGCCACATGGACGAGGTGCAGAAGCAATACCGCAACGAGCAGGAATACCTGTCGCACTTTCTGCACGCGCAAGGCAAGCTGAACTACTGGCCGGCCGACTGGTGCCCGAGCTTCAAGTACCACGGCATTCCGGCCTGGCCCACCAATTACTGGAAGGCGCCGTTCGTGCCCCACAACGCGCGCATCGTCATCTTCCATGGTGAAGTGAATCCACCCGACGCGCTGGCGGGCAAGCGCAACAAGCGCTTCGCGCACATCCAGCCCGCGCTGTGGGTGGCCGACGCGTGGAAGGAATGA
- a CDS encoding YhbY family RNA-binding protein yields MPQIELTPTERKAHRADAHHLDPVVMIGGDGLTDAVRKETDSALNAHGLIKIRVLGDDRAARDAIYQQLADELNAAPIQHIGKLLVLWRPKPQKTRAEDEERGAGPKDVKVLKYSKRGGQRPEVRVVRVLGNQRLTPGGKVKKAAPKQKSVKKNRND; encoded by the coding sequence ATGCCCCAGATCGAACTGACCCCCACCGAGCGCAAGGCGCACCGCGCCGACGCGCACCACCTGGACCCCGTGGTCATGATCGGGGGCGACGGCCTGACCGACGCCGTGCGCAAGGAAACCGACTCGGCGCTGAACGCCCACGGCCTGATCAAGATCCGCGTGCTGGGCGACGACCGCGCCGCGCGCGACGCCATCTACCAGCAACTGGCCGACGAACTGAACGCCGCGCCCATCCAGCACATCGGCAAGCTGCTGGTGCTGTGGCGCCCCAAGCCCCAGAAGACGCGCGCCGAGGACGAGGAACGCGGCGCCGGCCCCAAGGACGTGAAGGTGCTGAAGTACAGCAAGCGCGGCGGCCAGCGCCCCGAAGTGCGCGTGGTGCGCGTGCTGGGCAACCAGCGGCTGACGCCGGGCGGCAAGGTCAAGAAGGCTGCGCCTAAGCAGAAATCGGTCAAGAAAAACCGGAATGATTGA
- a CDS encoding RlmE family RNA methyltransferase, protein MKIKSKSKKVNKAWLADHLNDPYVKLAQKEGYRARAAYKLKEIDETLGLIKPGMRVVDLGSTPGAWSQYVRRRLSPDGAAVGELNGTIVALDILPMEPIEGVAFLQGDFREDAVLARLHDAVGGQPVDVVVSDMAPNLSGIESSDSARISHLVELAVDFARAHLKPDGALVVKLFHGSGYSQLVKLFKETFRVVKPVKPKASRDKSSETFLVGIGLKVVER, encoded by the coding sequence ATGAAAATCAAATCCAAAAGCAAGAAGGTCAACAAGGCCTGGCTTGCGGACCACCTGAACGACCCCTACGTCAAGCTGGCGCAGAAGGAAGGCTACCGTGCCCGCGCCGCCTACAAGCTGAAGGAGATCGACGAGACACTCGGCCTGATCAAGCCGGGCATGCGGGTTGTCGACCTGGGCAGCACGCCCGGCGCCTGGAGCCAGTACGTGCGCCGCCGCCTGTCGCCGGACGGCGCGGCGGTGGGCGAACTGAACGGCACCATCGTGGCGCTGGACATTCTGCCCATGGAGCCGATCGAAGGCGTGGCCTTTCTGCAGGGCGACTTCCGCGAAGACGCGGTGCTGGCGCGACTGCACGACGCCGTGGGCGGCCAGCCGGTGGACGTGGTGGTGTCGGACATGGCGCCCAACCTGTCGGGCATCGAATCCAGCGACTCGGCGCGCATCAGCCACCTGGTGGAGCTGGCGGTGGATTTCGCCCGCGCGCACCTCAAGCCCGACGGCGCGCTGGTGGTCAAGCTGTTTCACGGCAGCGGCTACAGCCAGCTGGTGAAGCTGTTCAAGGAGACGTTCCGCGTGGTCAAGCCGGTCAAGCCCAAGGCGTCGCGCGACAAATCGTCGGAAACCTTTCTGGTGGGTATCGGTCTGAAGGTGGTTGAGCGTTGA